One genomic window of Hordeum vulgare subsp. vulgare unplaced genomic scaffold, MorexV3_pseudomolecules_assembly, whole genome shotgun sequence includes the following:
- the LOC123418799 gene encoding NAD(P)H-quinone oxidoreductase subunit 2 A, chloroplastic-like, with protein sequence MDSVLYIREEEARNPLFDSDSPTPVVAFLSVTSKVAASASATRILDIPFYFSSNEWHLLLEILAILSMILGNLLAITQTSMKRMLAYSSIGQIGYVIIGIIVGDSNDGYASMITYMLFYISMNLGTFACIVLFGLRTGTDNIRDYAGLYMKDPFLALSLALCLLSLGGLPPLAGFFGKLYLFWCGWQAGLYFLVSIGLLTSVLSIYYYLKIIKLLMTGRNQEITPYVRNYRRSPLRSNNSIELSMTVCVIASTIPGISMNPILAIAQDTLF encoded by the exons ATGGATTCGGTCTTATACATACGCGAGGAAG AAGCGAGGAATCCTCTTTTCGACTCTGACTCCCCCACTCCAGTCGTTGCTTTTCTTTCTGTTACTTCGAAagtagctgcttcagcttcagccacgcgaattctcgatattcctttttatttctcatcaaacgaatggcatcttcttctggaaatcctagctattcttagcatgattttgGGGAATCTCCTTGCTATTACTCAAACAAGCATGAAACGTATGCTTGCATATTCGTCCATAGGGCAAATCGGATATGTAATTATTGGAATAATTGTTGGAGACTCAAATGATGGATATGCAAGCATGATAACTTATATGCTGTTCTATATCTCCATGAATCTAGGAACTTTTGCTTGCATTGTATTATTTGGTCTACGTACCGGAACTGATAACATTCGAGATTATGCAGGATTATACATGAAAGATCCTTTTTTGGCTCTCTCTTTAGCCCTATGTCTCTTATCCCTAGGAGGCCTTCCTCCACTAGCAGGTTTCTTCGGAAAACTCTATCTATTCTGGTGTGGATGGCAAGCAGGCCTATATTTCTTGGTTTCAATAGGACTCCTTACGAGCGTTCTTTCTATCTACTATTATCTAAAAATAATCAAGTTATTAATGACTGGACGAAACCAAGAAATAACCCCTTATGTGCGAAATTATAGAAGATCCCCTTTAAGATCAAACAATTCCATCGAATTGAGTATGACTGTATGTGTGATAGCATCTACTATACCAGGAATATCAATGAACCCCATTCTTGCAATTGCTCAGGATACCCTCTTTTAG
- the LOC123418813 gene encoding NAD(P)H-quinone oxidoreductase subunit 1, chloroplastic-like, with protein MSLPLTKKDLMIVNMGPQHPSMHGVLRLIVTLDGEDVIDCEPILGYLHRGMEKIAENRTIIQYLPYVTRSNSSSTVDIVEAQSKYGFFGWNIWRQPIGFLVFLISSLAECERLPFDLPEAEEELVAGYQTEYSGIKYGLFYLVSYLNLLVSSLFVTVLYLGGWNFSIPYISFFDFFQMNKAVGILEMTMGIFITLTKAYLFLFISITIRWTLPRMRMDQLLNLGWKFLLPISLGNLLLTTSSQLVSL; from the exons ATGAGTCTACCGCTTACAAAAAAAGATCTCATGATAGTCAATATGGGCCCTCAACACCCATCAATGCATGGTGTTCTTCGACTGATCGTTACTCTTGATGGTGAGGATGTTATTGATTGTGAACCCATATTAGGGTATTTACACAGAGGAATGGAAAAAATCGCGGAAAACCGAACGATTATACAATACTTACCTTATGTAACAAG ATCTAACAGTTCAAGTACAGTTGATATAGTTGAAGCACAGTCAAAATATGGTTTTTTTGGATGGAATATTTGGCGTCAGCCTATAGGCTTTCTGGTTTTTTTAATTTCTTCTTTGGCAGAATGTGAAAGATTACCCTTTGATTTACCAGAAGCAGAGGAAGAATTAGTAGCAGGTTACCAAACTGAATATTCCGGTATCAAATATGGTTTATTTTATCTTGTTTCTTACCTAAATTTATTAGTTTCTTCTTTATTTGTAACAGTTCTCTACTTGGGCGGGTGGAATTTCTCTATTCCCTATATATCCTTTTTTGATTTTTTCCAAATGAATAAAGCAGTTGGAATTTTGGAAATGACAATGGGTATATTTATTACATTAACTAAAGCTTATTTATTTCTCTTCATTTCTATCACAATAAGATGGACTTTACCAAGGATGAGAATGGATCAGTTATTAAATCTTGGATGGAAATTTCTTTTACCTATTTCCCTGGGCAATCTATTATTAACAACCTCTTCTCAACTTGTTTCACTATAA
- the LOC123418812 gene encoding NAD(P)H-quinone oxidoreductase subunit 1, chloroplastic: MIIDRVEVETINSFSKSELLKEVYGLISILPILTLLLGITIEVLVIVWLEREISASIQQRIGPEYAGPLGLLQAIADGTKLLFKEDILPSRGDISLFSIGPSIAVISVLLSFLVIPLGYHFVLADLSIGVFLWIAISSIAPIGLLMAGYSSNNKYSFSGGLRAAAQSISYEIPLTFCVLAISLRVIR, translated from the coding sequence ATGATAATAGATAGGGTAGAGGTAGAAACTATCAATTCTTTTTCGAAATCGGAATTATTAAAAGAAGTCTATGGACTGATATCGATTCTACCCATTTTGACCCTCCTTTTAGGAATTACAATAGAGGTACTCGTAATTGTGTGGTTAGAAAGAGAAATATCTGCGTCGATACAACAACGTATTGGTCCTGAATATGCTGGCCCCCTGGGCCTGCTTCAAGCTATAGCAGATGGGACTAAACTACTTTTTAAAGAAGATATTCTGCCATCGCGAGGAGATATTTCTTTATTTAGCATTGGACCTTCTATAGCAGTCATATCAGTTTTATTAAGTTTTTTAGTTATCCCTTTGGGATATCATTTTGTTTTAGCCGATCTTAGTATTGGTGTTTTTTTATGGATTGCCATTTCAAGTATAGCTCCTATTGGTCTTCTTATGGCAGGATATAGCTCAAATAATAAATATTCTTTTTCAGGCGGTCTACGAGCTGCTGCTCAATCCATTAGTTATGAAATACCATTAACTTTTTGTGTGCTAGCAATATCTCTACGTGTGATTCGTTAA